The genomic interval agctttactaaatcaagaGTTACAGGCAAGAGGTCATCTGTCAGTTTTTCAATAAGTTCAGACAACTTGTTCATTGAAACAACTGAATTCTCTAGCTGGACAGAAAAACTGAAAGGGTTTAGAAAAGCAGTAACAAATCCAGCATGCACTTCTAAAGACTTGAGTGAAACTTGCGATATAGAAGGTTGCAAATTTTCAGTTTCATAATGAAAGCAGGACACCACACTGTCCttcatctttgtattttgttgtgaCATAGTATTAAAATGCTCCATTAGCAATACATCATCCACCAGAATATCTATTTTCCAGCAGCTTTCGGTTTCCAGAAATTTAAGAAACAGAATTTGCAACTCATTTTGCAAAATAGATTGCATTTGTAACTGAAAAAAATCCAATCCAACTTTTTCTGTCCAGACCCATTTGCAAGCAATAGCCTGATGGGGCAATGAGAGGGCTGAGGTCGGAAGAGATTTTGCATTGTGCATACTTATTACTTCTCGAGCACCATGGTCCACAAAGAACACAGACATCTCCTTTGTTTTTGGAAAGATTTTTTCAACAGTTGCACGGAACCAAGTTTGCATTTTTTCAGATTTTGCCAAACAAACCATTCCTTCGGAGATATCTTTGGCTATGAGACGGTTATCAGCCTGTCTGACAACTGCTGAAATCTGTTCACTTATTTGGCATGCTTCAGCAAACCTTGCTAGAGTAACAAAGAGTATTCCACGTTTAGACAAGTAAACCGTTTTAACTTTTTCCATCTTACTAGGTTTCAATACAATGTCTAATCCTGGAAGAGTGTCTTTTAAATCCAAGGCGGATAATTCTGGAGCAGCTGCAAAGCTTTGAAGAAATTCTGTTAGAGACCGTCCTTTTAAGGTTATACTGACCTCCCACTCATTGTCATGTCTGCAAAGAAACATACAGCTGAATAATGTATTTGTAACTTTTTCTGAAAACTTGTCCACTGCGTTTTTACTCCATTCCACATTCTGACTTTTCTGAAAACCAGTTAGAAAAACTGAAATGCTTAACCGaggtacattaaaaaatctttcaGGGAGTTtgaaaatggaagaaaaacacACTTTAGCTGTATTGCCATAATCAATAAACTCTACTTCAAAAGAATTGCCTTTCAAAATTTCTTTAATATCTGCTCTATAAAAAGCTTTGTCATCTGGATATTGAGCGACAACTAAAGTATCTTTCTCAAGATGGTTTACGTTGATGGGTTGAAAAGACATGTTATTTAGTTCTTCCTCTAGTTGCAATACTTGTTTCTCATTTTCAGATAGCTGTATGTAGAACTCAGAAGGGCTGCATATGTGAGATGCATACGCAAGATGAGTGGAGCCGGTTTGCAGAATCATTTCAGGAAGATCAGTTGACCTAAATGGCTTTTTAGGAGCTGGTGGATAGCTAAAATTTTCAACAAGAGAGTGACTAGACGACTTTGATGCCTCCACATCATCATAGAATTTCACCTTCTCCAACTCTTTACATGTAGAATTCTGAGAACTATCCAACCCAGAACTGACATTTACACATGGAATTGCATTTGCATTCAAATCAAATATAGGTGTATGTTTGTCTTCCCCATTAGAACCAGATTTCTTGTTCAGACTTTGCAAAGTGTGTTTTTCTGCACACACTGGAAGGGAAGCAGTTCTACTTTCTGCTTTACCTGCATTCTTCGACACTTTTGGCTGTGAATCCACACccaatattgcttttattttaccgTTTACCGAGATATTGTCCCAGCACAAGTCCACTTCCAAATGCCCTTTATTATCTATAGATACAACAGTAGCACTGAGACATTTTCCGACACATTGTTCTTCCATCCAAACTTTGGCTTCTGTGGTAAACGTGGCTTCTTCTAAGCCAGAGAGATAACATGGAATTGCTTGCATAGGTTCAAATAAAACATCTGTAGCTTCCTGAGGAATAGGCaccaattcagttttttttatcataaggCTGTCACCAAAGTCGACAAAAAAGGCTAGAGAATGATCCTCGTCTATAGCACAAGCTGACACTCGGTAAAAGTTCCCATCTTGATCATATTTAACAATGCACAATTTCTGAACTTTGTTTCCCGATTCAGGGTTTTTGCTCTTGCCTAACTCAAACACCTTCCTCATTAACATGttaacaatgttttcattttttgcaagCTGACAGTAAAATTTTCCTGTATTGTATATATAGGTAATGTAAATTAATTCTTTGCTTCCAACTTTAAGGTCAAAACTGGAGTAACAAAATGTGTGTAGGTGAATAGACAGAACTTTACTAGGGTTAGGTTGTCCTTTTTTAGCTAGCCAATGGTTTGAACACCAGCGGGGAGTTTCCAGATCCACTACATTGCAGAGCTCCTCTGAGCCATAACTGAACACAGCTTTGATTGTTGATTTTATGTCACTAGCAGAGTCCACAAAAGTCTTAAAATCCTTGCAATCATTGGCAGACCATGTATGCTGAGCACTGAACGATAACACCATGCTTAAGCAACATCGAAAAGCTTGACCTTCCCATTTAAGAAACTGGGATTTAATTTCTCTGAGCTCAGATATCAATACTCTCTCCACCATTCCATAGTCAACAAAGATTACATCGACTTCATTTCTTGAGGCATGCTTCACAACAGAAGCTCTGTAATACTTGCCAGTGCATGATGACTTTGCAATGCAAGCCATTTGTCCATGCTGATACCTGCTGTTACAAGATTTATAGAAGGTCTGAATTTCATCCATGAAGGCTTCAAGCACAGTAAGGTTGCAGGAAAGTTGGCACCAAAAATGTCCAGGTGATTCTACATGCGAACATTTGACATATGTAACAGTCCCGGGCTTAAAAGTATATTGCCGAAAGTAAATAGCAGTAGCATTTGAGGTTGTGTTAGTTGATGCTGTacaattggaaacatttttcGTTTTTGGCTTCATTTTCCAATCACTCAGTGACACCTTTATATCACCAGTTGCTTCACACTTTCTTACATTAGAATTTTTGcccttgtattttgttttcttttctggcaGTGGACTTGTTTGAACTACAGACATAGGATTTAAATCAACTTTCCAAAACTCTGCACAGCCAGCTTGGACCAAAAGGTTGACAATATCAGAACGTTCAGGGCTCTCCAAAAGCCGCATTTCCACAACATGTCTGAACTTATGTTTTGCAAGAACGTGACAAAGGAGAGCTTTCCCAGCCACAATTTCTTTAAAGACATCACTTGCGCTCTTTACCCATACTTCTTCTTGTGGATATGCGTATGCTAGAGTGCAGGACATTGCCAGTGCAGGCAAACTACTAAACTTTGGCAACAAAATCTTCACATCATAAAAAGGAACAGTTTCTGTATTTCCAAAATcaatgaaataaacacaaatttctcGGTTAAGCACTTCAGCGATCGCAGCCCTGTAATAATGACCGTCTTTTGTATACAGGGCACAGCAAAGTTGACCAGGTTGGGGATCTTCTACCAGCATTTCCATTAGTTCACATTTATTGTAGATTTCTGCAATCTCAGCCATCATGGCTGAAAACTCATTTTGGCACTCATCGGTTCTTATCCAGAAGTTTGAAGGATTAAGTACGTACTCAACATATGCCACGTGTACCGAGTCTGGCTCCATTTGTAAGGATTTACTAGAAATGATTTCTTCAATATCCACCGGTTTAAGTAGAGAAACTTCATGCAGAGCCTTGACTGGACTCTTCTTTTCAAAGGCCGACTTCACAGTCTCGGTGTAGGTGTTTGAAGAAAAAATTGGAACTTTCTGGTTTGTTAAATAACAGTCAGAATTTAGTTCATATTCCTTATCATATAAGAGTATGTTAAACACTCGTTCTTCATTGTTATACTGTTCAATGTAAGCGATTACTATATGCCCTACAAGGGCTTCCCTAAACAGCGACAACTGCATACTTTTTGTATTATCCCCATGGTCATTTATGCTAGATAAGGCACATGGGATTGCCAACATTGGCAGAACCAGAAACTCTTGTTTCAGCTCATGAATGTCTGTAGACTGTATGGGTTCACTGCTGCCAATGTCAATAAACCAGACTTTTACATCACTGCCAGATAGGAGGGTCTGAATAACACCCCGATACCACTGCCCATCTTTTCTCTTGGCAGCACAAAGTGCTCCATAGTTTCCAAATGAAGAGCTTGCATCTTTTTTAAGCGATTTATAGTAAGAGCTCATACTGGCTTTCAGTTTTTGTAACTCTTCTTCCCAAAGCAGTATATGACAATAAAAGTTATCTGGACTTATCGCTgcagagatttttattttctccatggTCTCAACAGAAACAACAGGCATTAGATGATTCAGcacattttgaaaatgtggtGGATTGTCACTTAAGCTCAGTGAGTTGTACGGAGTCAGTTTCTTCTGCTGAAGCAAGTCAGGCATTTGCTTAGCGTGGGAATTTGCTGGCAATTGATGAATGAGCTCAACCAGCAGGCAGAATGTATCAGAATCCATATATTTTGCAACATTTAGTTCAATGGCATGGTTAATTACTTTTGGCACTTCTAAGAGTATGACTTGATGCGGTAAGAAGGTTTTGACGTGTCCGTTAAGATGGTCTCCGACTAAGGAGGAGAAGTAATTTATAGCTCTAGGAGACCACTTCTCATCCAGCGGAAGGACATTTGAAAACATTCCATTCACTATCTTTGGTGGAAGAGTAAATAACTCACCAGTAGCAGCAGCAATTTGTTCAAGGGCAACTTTTACCACATCCCCCTGATCTATGAGAACTACTTCAAATCTCTGCTTGACTTTACCCAAAATTTTCCCTCTGTGCCATAATCCAAGAGGTTTATCTTGCACCAAGCAAAACTCTCCAATATTGAGGTCCTCATTCACTTTGGGGACAAGTTGTATCTCTTTCTGTAGGATGTGGTAGTCAAATTCACAGGTAGATATGTATCTTCCTTGAAAACTTATCAGCACCTCACTGGGAACACAATCGACTTTCAAGATCGTCAAGTCCATTTTTAAATCAGGTTTCTGACATAAAGACATGTAATccattttatctgaaaaaaaaaatatgtaatatatctgCCTTTATACATAAAGttcatttataaattgttttacacaACTTTCACAATAGAGTTACACATTTTTCCAAATGAATCAAGTTGTCTTCTGCTAAACTAAAAATCGTATTTCATTCTCCTGATCTCTACAATGTAGGGGTTGCCAACATGTAGTCCAAGGGGAAGGAATTATTAGACCCTATGTTATAACACATAGTGCTCATGTCACctcagaatcaacaggtattattTACATGTAACAACATTTTGTATGTAACAACTAGaccaaaaggtaacaaaaaaaggaGTTTGCATACACTTCAATGGAGATAGTCAAGATGtgtgttatatttatacatatacacactcTCCAAGTGTACACATGGAGTTGGACAATGAGCTGTAGactttaaatgtaaagaatacaGTTTCAGATATAAAAGTATGACTCCACactgtatttcaatgtttttcttttttttttttcaatataatttccTCTGATCTGACACCTGGCCTGGCTCCTCATCTCTCATCCCCCACCAGTGGTGGGCAGTCACTGAAGATGCACAGAGCATTAGCGTCATCGAGGAACAAACCTTGATTTTAAATCAACAATGAATATTCTGTATTACTGATGGCTCTATATCCTGTAGGGTAGAAAATCTACAGGACAGGTACTATCAGGTAAGTCTAAACCCTAATATTTacatggaatggaatggaatggatgCACTATAGAACATTGCCACAATAAATGGAAGCATAATGTGCCAATGCATGCTTGCCAAAAATGTCTGAACCCACGATGGATTACCTCTTTTTAGTAATTTAAAGTGGACTTTGTCCAAAATCTCTGACTGCGTGACATTAATAATTTACataagtttttttggggggagtgaGATACACCTCTGTTGCAAGCAGTACCAAAAGCCTAAACACAGACAAAGGGAAGATAACTGGGTGCTGCCTGCAGAGCCACCTGAAGCAACTTTGACCTGAAAATGGCAATATGAGGCAGCAGTATCCCCACCTCCCATAAGAGAGGTGGGGATAGAATTTTGCATTTGGCTTCTGTTCCCCacgtatgaaaaaaaaatgtgtgcttttctagcagcacagaatataaatgggtattaaaggtttaaagtaaaaacaacagagactgttgatccaggaaacatctgattgtctcactggatcaggaaggatttttttccccgaTAGGGCAAATTTAACCAGGGTTTATAAAgggtttttttaccttcctctggatcaaatatgttTATACGGTTTTATCTGGGATTTAGcgatttgaaagtttttttttccctggtggctgaacttgatggacttttttcaatctgactatgtaactatgtgtgcAAGCTTGGCAGCTTACTTGTTTAATATAGTAGACCAACAgggtttataattattaaacacaatttatgtagtgccaacataatatgcagcgctgtacaataatcaggggttgcaattgacagacagatataaacagtgacacaggaggaggaaaggaccctgccccaaacagctGACAATCTAGTGATAAGGTGTATTGTTAAGGATGGGAAACATACATAGAAGTAGAAACATTCATTCTTAGGCTatgtgcacacgtgcaataattgccattggaaatgatctttcatgatcctttccaatgacaaatgactgcatgattaaaaaacaagcactgtacatacagcaccgttctgccctttacttctattacgatcgttcgtcgtccatcgttcgtggatccgccaggacggtcgttagGATGATGgaggacgagcactgtacatacacaagattctcgtcagatatcagcTCTGAGCCATTTATTGGATAATTGCATTTGTGCACaccattgcacctgtgtacctatCCTACTAGTTTTGTGGGGAGGTTTTTGCTCCGATTTGTTTATATGCAATATACAACAATGgaatttttttgggaaacaatGGAAGCTTTAAAAGCACAACACAGGCTAGATAAAAAGGATCCTTCAATAAAGAAGGGCACAACAACATCTGCACAGAGTCTTAGGCTGCGTAAAGACATTAgacttttgttattggaaaggatctttcacaatcctttccattgacaaaagattaaacgatgcatgaaggagtgctgtacatacagtgtcgttctgctctatggagagggaagggggagaaccctgctgtgctcttgTATTGCAATCGTTCATGaatccatcaggatggatccatgaatgatgtcagagGAGCGCTGTAAACagcagattcttgtccaataatagccctgaagtgataatcggatgagaatcatctgacatttgtacatagccttaggcatGTGTACATTAGCCTGACAGAGAGGTTGGGTTCACAGGACCACAGGCTGATGATATTGAGGTGATTATATGGGACCTTAAGTTAATACAATGAGTTATATAGTACCCTATAGTGATCTATTATGTAGGCTGTTACTCGTGCTTTGCAGTTCACCCAATGAGCTTAGATATACAGAGCAATACCTTACATCCAAACTAACAATGAAAAGTGGCAACATTATTTTAAGAATACATATACGCATAAAAAACAATAGTATAACAACAAGTATAAAGGTAACTTTAAAATCACTAAATTTACCTAATGTGTTCACAACAAGCAGAGATGCCAGGATGTCTTTGTGCCGATCCTTCCTaagtgaaaagaaatatatacataagcATGTGTGTAAAACATTGTAATGGGACAAATTGGAAATTAAATAAGATTTAGTCTTTCAAACTACATACATACaactaaatatttcatttttaaggttTGGGACAAAAGTGGAATGTGGTAAAATCCCACACTAAGGAAACAAGAAAGCGCATTTGTGTAATGGTATGATTATCTACACATTCTATCCTTTTAATCTGAAGCAGATCTAAACCCAGTGGAAATTCACCCATCCCATCACAGAACACCATCAtcttatttcttttcttcctaCAGATGttcagcaatcttgattggccaggccgggttGACGCAACTCCCACACAGCTCATACATTCTTAGCACATttaagggaagccaggattgttggGTATCCCAGCATCCAAAGTTTTGATGACCAATAGATGGAGTGATCAGTTACACAGGCGggattattgcacaagggacattgcctgcccctttctgctaTATGTCCTGCCTCATTGTGAAACCTTACATCTGCTTTAATGCAATGGAAATACTTGAAAAAAAGTCATCCTATTGCCCTTAAAGTACAGGTAGTAGGCGAGTGGCAACAGAAGCACTGTTAATCCATAGCAGGATAAATATCAGCATTCCTCACTGCCCAAGTAAAGCTTTTGCAATTGGTACTGCAACTTTCGGATTATGCACATTGCGCTGAATGCTGCAATACATCTtgatgggtttttttgtttttcgggGTCgcgcaaaacaaaaaacaaaaaaacacttacctagtTTCGTTGtagtcccccagcatcctgctggtccccgcaggtcctcgggacacgtcagCTTCCTCTGACCTCCAGCCGCCGACTGCAGAGACAATCttcggggtttcccagtgacgtatttgacatattttggtgagttatgcctaaaaaatataggtctacaatgtaaaataaatttccatgcaataaaaatgtaacgctttttgcgtggaaatatggacagaattagaacgctgggggggggggttaagtcTTCATcgctgagcctcctgggatacctacatcatgcccGATCATGTTTTCACTTAAGGGGAAGAGATGATCTCTTCACGCAGTAAGATCGGCTCTTTATATCCCCTTTGCAGCGagctacttcacccgatctcgccccTCCgcagtacaagatcaggtgactcAGCAAGACCATaagagaagattgaagatggcggcgcccaaagATTTCTAGAATGACACAAGATCGGATTGCAGAAAAATCTGGCActatcgagggatctgcaggattaaagatatgtgggatttttttttaaatatgcttgagttccactttaaattgagCCAGGTCTTCTGACTACAAGGTAGATGTGATCTGGATGCCTGTCAAGGAAGTGGAAGTCAATGTCAACTAAAGTAACCGAAAACCCCAAAATTCCCCAACTCCTGGAAGTACAGAGGGTAGAAGTAGGAAGTCTTTATGCCAGATAAAGGACCTGGGGTAATCAATTGGTTTGATGAAATGTGATTGATTTGCAATACCCTTGGGTGTAGATTTTGATGTATAAAAGATAACTGGTAGAATATTAAGggaatttttacacatttgtgttcagagtacaaataatataataaaatggaatgTTGTCCACATCCCCTATACAACAAGAATGCCAAAAAATAGTAACATCTGCGATTCCTAGAATTTAAAATGTCTTGTGTGTACTCTAAATGTCATGTTACGTTTCAGGCTATCCAATCAGAAGCACCATTGACAAAAAACAATGCATGGGAATGCCGAGGTTTGTGTAATGTAGTTGGCCCAAAACTAGACTCCTGTTCCATCCACCTGTAATGAGTTTGTGCCATTTCAGACTGCAGTGTTCTGCCtgcagtcccaacctctcccattcaagtgaataggagaagTTAGGAACCCTTTCTTGCATGCAGCTCTGGTAAATCGCAGTGTGGTTcctaaaagcaacatgttgcttgaAGATTTGTGCAGCAGCTGCATACAAATCAGGTTGCCTCTTCAATCCACATGGCAGCAGTTTGTAGTGTGCCATTTTTCACCATGGGTCTGAATGGGCCCTAATGGCCAGAAGAGAACCAGGCATCAGACAACCATGAATTGCAGGATGCTGGAAGATCTTCGGCCATAGCAGTTTTGCAATATAgcaaagagcagcagcagagatACGGAGAAGTAATAAAGTGTTCTTTTTAATTGATCAACATTCATTCTGTGCTGCACCAACACATCTATGTGTACTGACATACCTCAACATGAACTGGGCCTATAGGTGACACCCTGAGGCTGTCATCCTCATCCCTAATTCAGAATCCTTCCACTGAACAGGCAGGTGTATAGAGCATGTCCTGAGACATTCCTGTCCTCCACCAAGGATAACAAACCTGCAGCTTCCATAATACAAGTCACGTGTTGCTGCTTCCATAAATCACAGGTCACGTGTTGCTGCTTCCATAACACACCGGTCACGTGTTGCTGCTTCCATAACACACCGGTCACGTGTTCCTGCTTCCATAAAACACAGGTCACGTGTTCCTATA from Pyxicephalus adspersus chromosome 4, UCB_Pads_2.0, whole genome shotgun sequence carries:
- the TDRD15 gene encoding tudor domain-containing protein 15 isoform X1; translated protein: MLGDYNETRKDRHKDILASLLVVNTLDKMDYMSLCQKPDLKMDLTILKVDCVPSEVLISFQGRYISTCEFDYHILQKEIQLVPKVNEDLNIGEFCLVQDKPLGLWHRGKILGKVKQRFEVVLIDQGDVVKVALEQIAAATGELFTLPPKIVNGMFSNVLPLDEKWSPRAINYFSSLVGDHLNGHVKTFLPHQVILLEVPKVINHAIELNVAKYMDSDTFCLLVELIHQLPANSHAKQMPDLLQQKKLTPYNSLSLSDNPPHFQNVLNHLMPVVSVETMEKIKISAAISPDNFYCHILLWEEELQKLKASMSSYYKSLKKDASSSFGNYGALCAAKRKDGQWYRGVIQTLLSGSDVKVWFIDIGSSEPIQSTDIHELKQEFLVLPMLAIPCALSSINDHGDNTKSMQLSLFREALVGHIVIAYIEQYNNEERVFNILLYDKEYELNSDCYLTNQKVPIFSSNTYTETVKSAFEKKSPVKALHEVSLLKPVDIEEIISSKSLQMEPDSVHVAYVEYVLNPSNFWIRTDECQNEFSAMMAEIAEIYNKCELMEMLVEDPQPGQLCCALYTKDGHYYRAAIAEVLNREICVYFIDFGNTETVPFYDVKILLPKFSSLPALAMSCTLAYAYPQEEVWVKSASDVFKEIVAGKALLCHVLAKHKFRHVVEMRLLESPERSDIVNLLVQAGCAEFWKVDLNPMSVVQTSPLPEKKTKYKGKNSNVRKCEATGDIKVSLSDWKMKPKTKNVSNCTASTNTTSNATAIYFRQYTFKPGTVTYVKCSHVESPGHFWCQLSCNLTVLEAFMDEIQTFYKSCNSRYQHGQMACIAKSSCTGKYYRASVVKHASRNEVDVIFVDYGMVERVLISELREIKSQFLKWEGQAFRCCLSMVLSFSAQHTWSANDCKDFKTFVDSASDIKSTIKAVFSYGSEELCNVVDLETPRWCSNHWLAKKGQPNPSKVLSIHLHTFCYSSFDLKVGSKELIYITYIYNTGKFYCQLAKNENIVNMLMRKVFELGKSKNPESGNKVQKLCIVKYDQDGNFYRVSACAIDEDHSLAFFVDFGDSLMIKKTELVPIPQEATDVLFEPMQAIPCYLSGLEEATFTTEAKVWMEEQCVGKCLSATVVSIDNKGHLEVDLCWDNISVNGKIKAILGVDSQPKVSKNAGKAESRTASLPVCAEKHTLQSLNKKSGSNGEDKHTPIFDLNANAIPCVNVSSGLDSSQNSTCKELEKVKFYDDVEASKSSSHSLVENFSYPPAPKKPFRSTDLPEMILQTGSTHLAYASHICSPSEFYIQLSENEKQVLQLEEELNNMSFQPINVNHLEKDTLVVAQYPDDKAFYRADIKEILKGNSFEVEFIDYGNTAKVCFSSIFKLPERFFNVPRLSISVFLTGFQKSQNVEWSKNAVDKFSEKVTNTLFSCMFLCRHDNEWEVSITLKGRSLTEFLQSFAAAPELSALDLKDTLPGLDIVLKPSKMEKVKTVYLSKRGILFVTLARFAEACQISEQISAVVRQADNRLIAKDISEGMVCLAKSEKMQTWFRATVEKIFPKTKEMSVFFVDHGAREVISMHNAKSLPTSALSLPHQAIACKWVWTEKVGLDFFQLQMQSILQNELQILFLKFLETESCWKIDILVDDVLLMEHFNTMSQQNTKMKDSVVSCFHYETENLQPSISQVSLKSLEVHAGFVTAFLNPFSFSVQLENSVVSMNKLSELIEKLTDDLLPVTLDLVKLGSACLVKCFETDEWCRAEIASINMTSILLNLVDYGVYKPIPYSEYRKLKMISKEIASLPALTYRCRLHGVLPKNVKDWSAGAIKYCMDFIQDRDLIVLPVKIMDNNVTEVSIYGEGNLAEKLIAKGFAIEANSRCLAEVVPEPGTSPLPETKYNLQGLAYEH
- the TDRD15 gene encoding tudor domain-containing protein 15 isoform X3; protein product: MDYMSLCQKPDLKMDLTILKVDCVPSEVLISFQGRYISTCEFDYHILQKEIQLVPKVNEDLNIGEFCLVQDKPLGLWHRGKILGKVKQRFEVVLIDQGDVVKVALEQIAAATGELFTLPPKIVNGMFSNVLPLDEKWSPRAINYFSSLVGDHLNGHVKTFLPHQVILLEVPKVINHAIELNVAKYMDSDTFCLLVELIHQLPANSHAKQMPDLLQQKKLTPYNSLSLSDNPPHFQNVLNHLMPVVSVETMEKIKISAAISPDNFYCHILLWEEELQKLKASMSSYYKSLKKDASSSFGNYGALCAAKRKDGQWYRGVIQTLLSGSDVKVWFIDIGSSEPIQSTDIHELKQEFLVLPMLAIPCALSSINDHGDNTKSMQLSLFREALVGHIVIAYIEQYNNEERVFNILLYDKEYELNSDCYLTNQKVPIFSSNTYTETVKSAFEKKSPVKALHEVSLLKPVDIEEIISSKSLQMEPDSVHVAYVEYVLNPSNFWIRTDECQNEFSAMMAEIAEIYNKCELMEMLVEDPQPGQLCCALYTKDGHYYRAAIAEVLNREICVYFIDFGNTETVPFYDVKILLPKFSSLPALAMSCTLAYAYPQEEVWVKSASDVFKEIVAGKALLCHVLAKHKFRHVVEMRLLESPERSDIVNLLVQAGCAEFWKVDLNPMSVVQTSPLPEKKTKYKGKNSNVRKCEATGDIKVSLSDWKMKPKTKNVSNCTASTNTTSNATAIYFRQYTFKPGTVTYVKCSHVESPGHFWCQLSCNLTVLEAFMDEIQTFYKSCNSRYQHGQMACIAKSSCTGKYYRASVVKHASRNEVDVIFVDYGMVERVLISELREIKSQFLKWEGQAFRCCLSMVLSFSAQHTWSANDCKDFKTFVDSASDIKSTIKAVFSYGSEELCNVVDLETPRWCSNHWLAKKGQPNPSKVLSIHLHTFCYSSFDLKVGSKELIYITYIYNTGKFYCQLAKNENIVNMLMRKVFELGKSKNPESGNKVQKLCIVKYDQDGNFYRVSACAIDEDHSLAFFVDFGDSLMIKKTELVPIPQEATDVLFEPMQAIPCYLSGLEEATFTTEAKVWMEEQCVGKCLSATVVSIDNKGHLEVDLCWDNISVNGKIKAILGVDSQPKVSKNAGKAESRTASLPVCAEKHTLQSLNKKSGSNGEDKHTPIFDLNANAIPCVNVSSGLDSSQNSTCKELEKVKFYDDVEASKSSSHSLVENFSYPPAPKKPFRSTDLPEMILQTGSTHLAYASHICSPSEFYIQLSENEKQVLQLEEELNNMSFQPINVNHLEKDTLVVAQYPDDKAFYRADIKEILKGNSFEVEFIDYGNTAKVCFSSIFKLPERFFNVPRLSISVFLTGFQKSQNVEWSKNAVDKFSEKVTNTLFSCMFLCRHDNEWEVSITLKGRSLTEFLQSFAAAPELSALDLKDTLPGLDIVLKPSKMEKVKTVYLSKRGILFVTLARFAEACQISEQISAVVRQADNRLIAKDISEGMVCLAKSEKMQTWFRATVEKIFPKTKEMSVFFVDHGAREVISMHNAKSLPTSALSLPHQAIACKWVWTEKVGLDFFQLQMQSILQNELQILFLKFLETESCWKIDILVDDVLLMEHFNTMSQQNTKMKDSVVSCFHYETENLQPSISQVSLKSLEVHAGFVTAFLNPFSFSVQLENSVVSMNKLSELIEKLTDDLLPVTLDLVKLGSACLVKCFETDEWCRAEIASINMTSILLNLVDYGVYKPIPYSEYRKLKMISKEIASLPALTYRCRLHGVLPKNVKDWSAGAIKYCMDFIQDRDLIVLPVKIMDNNVTEVSIYGEGNLAEKLIAKGFAIEANSRCLAEVVPEPGTSPLPETKYNLQGLAYEH